One window of the Thunnus albacares chromosome 3, fThuAlb1.1, whole genome shotgun sequence genome contains the following:
- the LOC122979359 gene encoding gastrula zinc finger protein XlCGF7.1-like, whose protein sequence is MSSSEEVKQSDTDRSRLHQCQQCWKSFSRICSLRRHEITHTEEKLYHCEQCDISFSQLHEYKLHLHTHTEEIPYCCDQCGSHFSNKTSYRKHLFKHNGTYQCDQCEKSFSQWGNFTVHLRVHSGEKPHYCDQCGKSFRCLSTYKNHVRTHTGEKPYCCDYCGKRFTQFSTYDQHLRIHTGEKPYQCELCGKSFSRSSNYNQHQRVHTGERSNRCDQCGKSFNRLGTYIRHLRVHTGEKPYWCDQCGKSFSQSGSYNQHLHIHTGEKPYWCPKCKKFFAWSLSLKKHRCVETDEESSECV, encoded by the exons ATGAGTTCTTCAGAAGAG gtGAAACAGTCAGACACAGACAGGAGCAGACTTCATCAGTGTCAACAGTGTTGGAAATCTTTCAGTCGGATTTGTAGTCTAAGACGACATGAAATCACTCACACCGAAGAGAAATTGTACCACTGTGAACAATGTGACATCAGCTTCAGCCAATTACATGAATACAAGCTACACCTGCATACCCACACTGAAGAAATACCATACTGCTGCGACCAATGTGGGTcgcatttcagcaacaagactTCATACAGAAAACACCTGTTTAAACATAATGGAACATACCAGTGTGACCAATGTGAAAAGAGTTTCAGTCAGTGGGGTAATTTCACAGTACACTTACGTGTCCACAGCGGAGAGAAACCACACTACTGTGACCAATGTGGAAAAAGTTTCCGTTGTTTAAGTACTTACAAGAATCATGTGCGTAcccacactggagagaaaccataCTGTTGTGACTACTGTGGGAAGAGATTCACTCAGTTTAGCACTTACGATCAACACTTGCGTATCCACACCGGAGAAAAACCATACCAGTGTGAACTGTGTGGGAAGAGTTTCAGTCGATCAAGCAATTACAACCAACACCAGCGTGTCCACACTGGAGAGAGATCAAACAGGTGTGATCAATGTGGGAAAAGTTTCAATAGGTTAGGGACTTACATTCGTCATCTTCGTGTTCACACTGGAGAAAAACCAtactggtgtgaccaatgtggTAAAAGTTTCAGTCAGTCTGGAAGTTACAACCAACACTTGCATatccacactggagagaaaccataCTGGTGTCCAAAGTGTAAGAAATTCTTTGCTTGGTCTTTGTCCTTGAAGAAACACAGATGTGTAGAGACAGACGAAGAGAGCTCAGAATGTGTGTAG
- the LOC122979363 gene encoding ladderlectin-like isoform X4 — MKTVLVISILLCAAFAEAAVVAPKEEMATAPEIEEKMMKEEVVAEDSVPAPINARFSFCPDGWFSYGSRCFKLVNTPMNWYNAEEHCNNLDAQLASATNPREYRFLQQMTNTAGQSIAWLGGFYLQGTWLWIDGERLYYTNWYSQASPSSYPCMYLSSTNGWGNSRCSYSYRFICSKSPFDC, encoded by the exons ATGAAGACTGTCCTGGTCATCTCCATTCTCCTCTGTGCTGCATTTGCAG AAGCAGCAGTGGTGGCCCCGAAGGAAGAGATGGCTACTGCACCAG AGATTGAGGAGAAGATGATGAAAGAAGAAGTTGTGGCAGAAGATTCTGTCCCTGCTCCCATTAACG CTCGCTTTAGCTTCTGCCCAGACGGCTGGTTCAGCTATGGCTCTCGCTGCTTCAAATTGGTCAACACTCCCATGAACTGGTACAATGCTGAG GAGCACTGCAATAACTTGGATGCCCAACTCGCCTCAGCCACCAACCCCAGAGAGTACAGATTCCTCCAGCAGATGACAAATACAGCTGGTCAGAGCATCGCATGGCTGGGAGGCTTCTACTTGCAG GGCACGTGGTTGTGGATTGACGGTGAACGTTTGTATTACACTAACTGGTACTCCCAGGCTTCCCCCAGCAGCTACCCCTGCATGTACTTGAGCAGCACCA ATGGTTGGGGTAACAGCCGCTGTTCCTATTCTTATCGCTTCATTTGTTCCAAGAGCCCATTTGACTGTTGA
- the LOC122979363 gene encoding snaclec coagulation factor IX/factor X-binding protein subunit B-like isoform X1: MKTVLVISILLCAAFAEAAVVAPKEEMATAPEIEEKMMKEEVVAEDSVPAPINEAAVVAPKEEMATAPEMEEKMIQEDVVAEDSVPAPINARFSFCPDGWFSYGSRCFKLVNTPMNWYNAEEHCNNLDAQLASATNPREYRFLQQMTNTAGQSIAWLGGFYLQGTWLWIDGERLYYTNWYSQASPSSYPCMYLSSTNGWGNSRCSYSYRFICSKSPFDC; this comes from the exons ATGAAGACTGTCCTGGTCATCTCCATTCTCCTCTGTGCTGCATTTGCAG AAGCAGCAGTGGTGGCCCCGAAGGAAGAGATGGCTACTGCACCAG AGATTGAGGAGAAGATGATGAAAGAAGAAGTTGTGGCAGAAGATTCTGTCCCTGCTCCCATTAACG AAGCAGCAGTGGTGGCCCCAAAGGAAGAGATGGCTACTGCACCAG agatggaggagaagatgATACAAGAAGATGTTGTGGCAGAAGATTCTGTCCCTGCTCCCATTAACG CTCGCTTTAGCTTCTGCCCAGACGGCTGGTTCAGCTATGGCTCTCGCTGCTTCAAATTGGTCAACACTCCCATGAACTGGTACAATGCTGAG GAGCACTGCAATAACTTGGATGCCCAACTCGCCTCAGCCACCAACCCCAGAGAGTACAGATTCCTCCAGCAGATGACAAATACAGCTGGTCAGAGCATCGCATGGCTGGGAGGCTTCTACTTGCAG GGCACGTGGTTGTGGATTGACGGTGAACGTTTGTATTACACTAACTGGTACTCCCAGGCTTCCCCCAGCAGCTACCCCTGCATGTACTTGAGCAGCACCA ATGGTTGGGGTAACAGCCGCTGTTCCTATTCTTATCGCTTCATTTGTTCCAAGAGCCCATTTGACTGTTGA
- the LOC122979363 gene encoding ladderlectin-like isoform X2, which translates to MKTVLVISILLCAAFAEAAVVAPKEEMATAPEMEEKMIQEDVVAEDSVPAPINARFSFCPDGWFSYGSRCFKLVNTPMNWYNAEEHCNNLDAQLASATNPREYRFLQQMTNTAGQSIAWLGGFYLQGTWLWIDGERLYYTNWYSQASPSSYPCMYLSSTNGWGNSRCSYSYRFICSKSPFDC; encoded by the exons ATGAAGACTGTCCTGGTCATCTCCATTCTCCTCTGTGCTGCATTTGCAG AAGCAGCAGTGGTGGCCCCGAAGGAAGAGATGGCTACTGCACCAG agatggaggagaagatgATACAAGAAGATGTTGTGGCAGAAGATTCTGTCCCTGCTCCCATTAACG CTCGCTTTAGCTTCTGCCCAGACGGCTGGTTCAGCTATGGCTCTCGCTGCTTCAAATTGGTCAACACTCCCATGAACTGGTACAATGCTGAG GAGCACTGCAATAACTTGGATGCCCAACTCGCCTCAGCCACCAACCCCAGAGAGTACAGATTCCTCCAGCAGATGACAAATACAGCTGGTCAGAGCATCGCATGGCTGGGAGGCTTCTACTTGCAG GGCACGTGGTTGTGGATTGACGGTGAACGTTTGTATTACACTAACTGGTACTCCCAGGCTTCCCCCAGCAGCTACCCCTGCATGTACTTGAGCAGCACCA ATGGTTGGGGTAACAGCCGCTGTTCCTATTCTTATCGCTTCATTTGTTCCAAGAGCCCATTTGACTGTTGA
- the LOC122979363 gene encoding ladderlectin-like isoform X3 — translation MKTVLVISILLCAAFAEAAVVAPKEEMATAPEMEEKMIQEDVVAEDSVPAPINARFSFCPDGWFSYGSRCFKLVNTPMNWYNAEEHCNNLDAQLASATNPREYRFLQQMTNTAGQSIAWLGGFYLQGTWLWIDGERLYYTNWYSQASPSSYPCMYLSSTNGWGNSRCSYSYRFICSKSPFDC, via the exons ATGAAGACTGTCCTGGTCATCTCCATTCTCCTCTGTGCTGCATTTGCAG AAGCAGCAGTGGTGGCCCCAAAGGAAGAGATGGCTACTGCACCAG agatggaggagaagatgATACAAGAAGATGTTGTGGCAGAAGATTCTGTCCCTGCTCCCATTAACG CTCGCTTTAGCTTCTGCCCAGACGGCTGGTTCAGCTATGGCTCTCGCTGCTTCAAATTGGTCAACACTCCCATGAACTGGTACAATGCTGAG GAGCACTGCAATAACTTGGATGCCCAACTCGCCTCAGCCACCAACCCCAGAGAGTACAGATTCCTCCAGCAGATGACAAATACAGCTGGTCAGAGCATCGCATGGCTGGGAGGCTTCTACTTGCAG GGCACGTGGTTGTGGATTGACGGTGAACGTTTGTATTACACTAACTGGTACTCCCAGGCTTCCCCCAGCAGCTACCCCTGCATGTACTTGAGCAGCACCA ATGGTTGGGGTAACAGCCGCTGTTCCTATTCTTATCGCTTCATTTGTTCCAAGAGCCCATTTGACTGTTGA